A window of the Synechococcus sp. M16.1 genome harbors these coding sequences:
- a CDS encoding branched-chain amino acid transaminase: MHQFLPYAWFQGQCVPFEEARISIATHALHYGTGAFGGMRAIPDPQNSNTMLLFRADRHARRLSQSARLLLTDLSEDTILSALTAMLQANKPDQPIYLRPFVYTSDLGIAPRLHNIETDFLIYGLPLGDYLSPEGVSCRISSWTRQEDRSLPLRGKISGAYITSSLAKTEAVQSGFDEALLLNSRGKISEASGMNLFLVRDGQLITPGVDQDILEGITRASVIELAKAMDIPVIERPVDKTELFIADEVFLSGTAAKVTPIRQIESTVLNANRPVMDALKAKLVAITEGRDPAYEHWVTRIPIS; this comes from the coding sequence ATGCATCAGTTCCTGCCCTATGCCTGGTTCCAGGGCCAGTGCGTCCCCTTCGAGGAGGCCAGGATCTCCATTGCCACCCATGCCCTGCACTACGGCACCGGTGCCTTCGGCGGCATGCGCGCCATTCCCGATCCCCAGAACAGCAACACCATGCTGCTGTTCCGTGCTGATCGGCACGCCCGGCGTCTCAGCCAGAGCGCCCGGTTGTTGCTCACGGATCTGAGTGAGGACACGATCCTCTCGGCGCTCACGGCAATGCTGCAGGCCAACAAGCCTGATCAGCCGATCTATCTGCGGCCCTTTGTGTACACCAGCGATCTGGGCATCGCCCCGCGCCTGCACAACATCGAGACCGACTTCCTGATTTACGGACTCCCCCTGGGTGATTACCTGTCTCCGGAGGGGGTGAGCTGCAGGATCAGCAGCTGGACCCGCCAGGAGGACCGCTCCCTGCCGCTACGCGGCAAGATCTCCGGCGCCTACATCACCAGTTCCCTGGCCAAGACGGAAGCCGTGCAGAGCGGTTTCGACGAAGCCTTGCTGTTGAACAGTCGCGGCAAGATCAGTGAAGCCAGCGGCATGAACCTGTTTCTGGTGCGTGATGGCCAACTGATCACGCCTGGAGTTGATCAGGACATCCTTGAGGGCATCACCCGCGCCAGCGTGATTGAGCTGGCCAAAGCGATGGACATCCCTGTAATTGAACGTCCGGTGGACAAAACCGAGTTGTTCATCGCCGACGAAGTGTTCCTGTCCGGCACGGCCGCCAAGGTGACGCCGATCCGTCAGATCGAATCAACGGTGCTGAACGCCAATCGTCCTGTGATGGATGCCCTGAAGGCCAAGCTCGTGGCGATCACCGAAGGACGGGATCCCGCCTATGAGCACTGGGTGACCCGTATTCCGATCTCCTAG
- the metH gene encoding methionine synthase, with amino-acid sequence MVVTQADRQATTSAFLEYLHGPQRPVLVFDGATGTSLQGLGLTAVDFGGPDLEGCNENLAVTKPDAVKAVHRQFLEVGCDVIETDTFGAASIVLAEYGLEDKAFELNKRAAELAREMADEFSTPEKPRFVAGSMGPTTKLPTLGHIDFDTMRDSFREQAEGLIAGNVDLFIVETCQDVLQIKAALQGIEAAFAATGERRALMVSVTMETTGTMLVGTDIAAVVSILEPFPIDILGLNCATGPEQMKEHIRYLSEHSPFTVSCIPNAGLPENVGGVAHYRLTPVELKMQLMHFVEDLGVQVIGGCCGTTPAHIGSLAELAQELKPAERPSRWDRASAEDVRPSLNYEPAASSIYGVTPYHQDNSFLIIGERLNASGSRKVRELLAEEDWDGLVSVARGQVKENAHVLDVNVDYVGRDGERDMHELVSRLVTNVNLPLMLDSTEWQKMEAGLKVAGGKCILNSTNYEDGDERFFKVLELARRYGAAVVVGTIDEDGMARTAEKKFAIAQRAYRDALEFGIPAHEIFYDPLALPISTGIEEDRLNGRATVDAIRMIRENLPGVHVVLGVSNVSFGLSPAARITLNSVFLHDCCEAGMDSAIVSPAKILPLIKISDDHQKVCRDLINDNRRFEDGICVYDPLTELTKLFEGVSTKEARASGPSLADLPIEQRLKQHIIDGERIGLEPSLDEALQTYLPLQIINTFLLDGMKVVGELFGSGQMQLPFVLQSAETMKSAVAHLEPHMEKSEGESTSKGKFLIATVKGDVHDIGKNLVDIILTNNGYEVINLGIKQSCEAIVEAQREHQADCIAMSGLLVKSTAFMKDNLQAFNDAGIDVPVILGGAALTPRFVQKDCREVYDGKVIYGRDAFADLRFMDALMDAKRSDNWTNTKGFLADAPQGVGLDEESTTSENAEETSSSASDAPAAALPPVSSDRSDAVPAETTPVPPFLGSAVITEADIDIAEVFHYLDRNALFAGQWMLRKTKEQSRDDYEAMLQEKAEPVLQEWMQRCINESLLTPRAVYGYFPAGRDGNSLRVFDADGTQELGCFELPRQRSGNRYCIADFFNDMDAEGRPTDVLPMQAVTMGQKASVVAQELFKGDRYSDYLYFHGLAVQMAEAMAEWVHARIRSELGFADPAGMPLRDVLAQRYRGSRYSFGYPACPNVADSRQQLDWLGAERIGLSMDASDQLEPEQSTTALVALHSQARYFSA; translated from the coding sequence ATGGTGGTGACGCAGGCAGATCGGCAAGCCACCACCTCTGCATTCCTTGAGTACCTGCATGGGCCACAGCGTCCCGTGCTCGTGTTCGACGGTGCCACTGGCACCAGCCTTCAGGGGCTTGGGCTTACGGCGGTTGATTTCGGTGGTCCTGACCTGGAGGGTTGCAACGAGAACCTGGCGGTCACCAAGCCGGATGCAGTCAAGGCAGTGCATCGCCAGTTCCTCGAGGTGGGCTGCGATGTCATCGAAACCGATACCTTCGGCGCTGCATCGATTGTGCTGGCGGAATACGGCCTGGAAGACAAGGCCTTTGAGCTGAACAAGCGGGCAGCCGAGCTGGCCCGGGAAATGGCTGATGAATTCAGCACCCCTGAGAAGCCACGTTTCGTGGCGGGCTCCATGGGGCCCACCACCAAGCTGCCCACCCTTGGCCACATCGATTTCGACACGATGCGGGATTCGTTCCGCGAGCAGGCTGAGGGACTGATCGCTGGCAACGTCGACCTGTTCATCGTCGAAACCTGTCAGGACGTGCTGCAAATCAAGGCAGCACTCCAGGGCATCGAAGCGGCCTTTGCCGCCACCGGTGAGCGGCGGGCCCTGATGGTCTCCGTCACGATGGAAACCACGGGCACCATGCTCGTCGGCACAGACATCGCCGCTGTGGTGTCGATCCTTGAGCCATTCCCGATCGACATCCTCGGCCTGAACTGCGCCACCGGTCCGGAGCAGATGAAGGAGCACATTCGCTACCTCTCTGAGCATTCCCCCTTCACCGTCAGCTGCATTCCCAACGCCGGACTGCCGGAAAACGTTGGCGGGGTGGCCCATTACCGCCTCACGCCGGTGGAGCTGAAGATGCAGCTGATGCACTTCGTTGAAGACCTCGGCGTGCAGGTGATCGGTGGATGCTGCGGCACCACTCCCGCCCACATCGGCAGCCTTGCGGAACTGGCGCAGGAGCTCAAGCCTGCTGAACGCCCCTCCCGCTGGGATCGCGCCAGCGCGGAGGATGTGCGCCCCAGCCTCAATTACGAGCCCGCAGCCTCATCGATCTATGGCGTCACGCCCTATCACCAGGACAACTCTTTCCTGATCATTGGTGAGCGGCTCAATGCCAGTGGCAGTCGCAAGGTGCGAGAACTTCTGGCGGAGGAAGACTGGGACGGGTTGGTGTCGGTGGCCCGCGGCCAAGTGAAGGAAAACGCCCACGTGCTCGACGTCAACGTCGACTACGTCGGTCGCGATGGCGAACGGGACATGCACGAGCTGGTGAGCCGTCTGGTCACCAATGTCAACCTGCCCCTGATGCTCGATTCCACCGAGTGGCAAAAGATGGAGGCGGGCCTGAAGGTGGCTGGGGGCAAATGCATTCTCAACTCCACCAACTACGAAGACGGTGACGAGCGCTTCTTCAAGGTCTTGGAGCTGGCCCGCCGCTACGGCGCCGCTGTGGTGGTCGGCACGATCGATGAAGACGGGATGGCCAGAACAGCCGAGAAGAAGTTCGCCATCGCCCAGCGGGCCTATCGCGATGCCCTCGAGTTCGGCATCCCTGCCCACGAGATCTTCTACGACCCCCTGGCCCTTCCCATCTCTACTGGCATTGAGGAAGACCGGCTGAATGGTCGCGCCACCGTGGATGCCATCCGGATGATCCGGGAGAACCTCCCCGGCGTGCACGTGGTGCTCGGGGTCAGCAATGTGAGTTTCGGCCTGTCACCGGCGGCCCGGATCACCCTCAATTCGGTCTTCCTTCACGACTGCTGTGAAGCCGGAATGGATTCAGCCATCGTCAGCCCCGCCAAGATCCTCCCGCTGATCAAAATCAGCGACGACCACCAGAAGGTGTGTCGTGATCTGATCAATGACAACCGCCGTTTCGAGGACGGCATCTGCGTGTACGACCCGCTCACCGAACTCACCAAGCTGTTTGAGGGAGTGAGCACCAAGGAAGCCCGTGCTTCAGGCCCCTCGCTGGCGGATCTGCCGATTGAGCAACGGCTCAAGCAGCACATCATTGATGGTGAGCGCATCGGTCTGGAGCCCTCCCTGGATGAGGCGTTGCAGACCTACCTCCCTCTGCAGATCATCAACACCTTCCTTCTGGATGGCATGAAGGTGGTGGGTGAATTGTTCGGCAGTGGCCAGATGCAGCTCCCCTTCGTGCTGCAAAGCGCCGAGACGATGAAATCCGCGGTGGCTCACCTCGAGCCGCACATGGAAAAAAGCGAGGGCGAGAGCACAAGCAAGGGCAAGTTCCTGATCGCCACGGTGAAGGGCGATGTCCACGACATCGGCAAGAACCTGGTGGACATCATCCTCACCAACAACGGTTATGAAGTGATCAATCTGGGCATCAAGCAGAGCTGTGAAGCCATCGTTGAGGCCCAACGTGAACATCAGGCCGATTGCATCGCCATGAGCGGTCTGCTGGTGAAGTCCACGGCCTTCATGAAGGACAACCTTCAGGCCTTCAACGATGCGGGCATTGATGTTCCTGTGATCCTCGGTGGTGCGGCACTGACCCCACGCTTCGTTCAGAAGGACTGCCGTGAGGTTTACGACGGCAAGGTGATCTACGGCCGTGATGCCTTCGCTGATCTGCGCTTCATGGATGCGTTGATGGATGCGAAGCGCAGCGACAACTGGACCAATACCAAGGGCTTCCTGGCTGATGCTCCCCAGGGGGTTGGCCTGGATGAAGAGTCGACAACCTCCGAGAATGCTGAGGAGACATCCAGCTCCGCATCGGATGCTCCGGCAGCGGCTCTGCCGCCGGTGAGCTCAGATCGATCCGACGCCGTTCCCGCTGAAACCACACCGGTGCCGCCCTTCCTCGGCTCTGCGGTGATCACTGAGGCCGACATCGACATCGCCGAGGTTTTCCACTACCTCGACCGCAATGCCCTCTTCGCCGGCCAGTGGATGCTCCGCAAAACCAAGGAGCAGAGTCGGGACGACTACGAGGCGATGCTTCAGGAGAAGGCAGAGCCGGTGTTGCAGGAGTGGATGCAGCGCTGCATCAACGAGTCACTGTTGACCCCCCGGGCGGTGTACGGCTATTTCCCTGCGGGACGCGATGGCAACAGCCTGCGGGTCTTCGATGCCGACGGCACGCAGGAACTTGGGTGTTTTGAGCTTCCTCGTCAACGGTCTGGCAACCGCTACTGCATTGCCGATTTCTTCAACGATATGGACGCTGAGGGACGCCCGACGGACGTGCTGCCGATGCAGGCCGTGACCATGGGCCAGAAGGCCTCTGTGGTGGCGCAGGAGCTGTTCAAGGGCGATCGCTACAGCGATTACCTGTACTTCCATGGCCTGGCGGTTCAGATGGCCGAAGCGATGGCCGAATGGGTGCACGCACGGATTCGGTCGGAACTCGGTTTCGCAGATCCAGCTGGGATGCCACTGCGGGATGTGCTGGCGCAGCGGTACCGCGGCAGCCGGTACTCCTTCGGCTACCCTGCCTGCCCAAATGTGGCCGACTCCAGGCAGCAGCTGGACTGGCTCGGAGCTGAGCGGATCGGCTTGAGCATGGACGCCAGTGACCAGCTCGAACCGGAGCAGAGCACCACAGCGTTGGTGGCTCTGCACTCGCAGGCCCGTTACTTCAGCGCCTGA
- the cobN gene encoding cobaltochelatase subunit CobN: protein MHRLATCPGLDPPEDVVLVEQPGADVLFLTSAGTDISCLDASLPSYPAWNERIRALPLSCLDHPAQLDHYLNTTAKAAHLIVVRLLGSRGHWSYGLEQLQRWCSEAKQRQLIVLAGTADQSNELHGLGSCSAELADQLSALLREGGIDNMGRFLRALEALLEGNPPSPDNVAVVPCPDPMPWDWRDEAGAAVGVVLYRAQFQAGDLALADALTAALRKEGLRPCLLWVSSLRNPAVQAGVHDLLNQQNAELVIAGTSFASVQTEQAGLGSPLWDRLDRPVLQLLSSSRSRALWLESSQGLNPMDLSLQVVMPELDARITTRPCGFRDHLQTTGPLATAIPCLQPDPSGLAWLAEHSRRWVELRQTPCAKRRIAMVLANYPVRDGRVANGVGLDTPDSTARMLRWLADAGHDLGSGALPDSGDGLMQQLLSGRTNAPDGQHRPALDHLPLTTYQKWWAGVPESARRLIESRWGPPEAACDLDPNKGFAIHGLRFGHVVVLIQPDRGYDADQIADLHSPDLPPPHRYLAQYLWLRCVHQTQVMLHVGKHGSAEWLPGKSVGLSDACGPELALGPIPHLYPFIVNDPGEGSQAKRRGHAVVLDHLTPPLGRAGLHGPLQRLEGLLDELVEVRQLGGQRARVLEQAVHSSLLSLNWPGIPSQAEIRRQPELLETCLDQAETYLCELKESQIRTGLHRFGVAPSTEAADELLVALARPPRQGQPGLLQAMALQAELCFDPWQQDEGDKLSEADQTRLRLLGGTNCRRVGDGCAWLEQQAQLLIRWIIHGEQGDGLAEPFRTWSRKDPCLQSLHDDLWPRLNACASAEKEAFLRGIQGQRIAAGPSGAPSRGRPDVLPTGRNFYSVDLRGLPTEAAWDLGRRSAEQLLDLHLLEQGEPLRHLALSVWGTATMRNGGEDIAQLLALIGVRPVWDGPTRRLVDLEVIPARLLGRPRVDVVLRISGLFRDAFPQLVGWVHQAQSMVAALDEPDELNPLAELTRQGGPQGRIYGSAPGAYGAGLQALIDSGAWDSRADLGQAFLRWSQWSYDGAAAPSLDRSGLEQALGRVQVVLHNQDNREHDLLDSDDYYQFQGGLSAAVEEVSGARPQLWFGDHSRPERPRLHRLEKELDKVMRSRMLNPRWIEGMMQHGYKGAFEMGASLDYLFAYDASTDRVPDWCYGALCEQWLSQPEILDFLKGSNPWVLRDMAERLLEASNRGLWTSTTKDQLLHLQQLVISSEAQIERGSPIC, encoded by the coding sequence ATGCATCGCCTTGCCACCTGTCCGGGTCTGGACCCACCGGAAGATGTGGTGCTCGTGGAGCAGCCGGGCGCGGATGTGCTGTTCCTCACCAGCGCAGGCACTGACATCAGCTGCCTGGACGCCAGCCTGCCGAGCTACCCGGCCTGGAACGAGCGGATCCGGGCGTTGCCCCTGAGCTGCCTGGACCACCCAGCGCAGCTGGACCATTACCTCAACACCACCGCCAAGGCGGCGCACTTGATCGTGGTGCGCCTGCTCGGCAGCCGTGGGCACTGGAGCTACGGCCTGGAGCAACTGCAGCGCTGGTGCAGCGAAGCGAAACAGCGACAACTGATCGTCCTTGCCGGAACGGCTGATCAGAGCAACGAGCTGCATGGGCTGGGCTCCTGCAGTGCTGAACTGGCCGATCAGCTGTCGGCACTGCTGCGGGAAGGGGGCATCGACAACATGGGGCGGTTCCTCAGAGCTCTCGAGGCTCTGCTGGAGGGCAACCCCCCATCACCCGACAACGTTGCGGTGGTGCCTTGCCCCGATCCGATGCCCTGGGATTGGCGCGACGAAGCCGGGGCTGCGGTGGGAGTTGTTCTCTATCGGGCTCAGTTTCAAGCCGGAGACCTTGCCCTGGCGGATGCCCTGACGGCCGCACTTCGGAAGGAGGGACTGCGGCCCTGCCTGCTCTGGGTCAGCAGCCTGAGAAACCCGGCGGTGCAGGCCGGCGTCCACGACCTGTTGAATCAGCAAAATGCTGAGCTGGTGATTGCTGGCACGTCCTTTGCCTCGGTGCAGACCGAACAGGCCGGCCTTGGCAGCCCTCTCTGGGATCGGCTCGATCGACCGGTGTTGCAACTGCTCAGCAGCAGCCGCAGCCGGGCTTTGTGGCTGGAGAGCAGCCAGGGGCTGAATCCGATGGATCTGTCGTTGCAGGTGGTGATGCCGGAGCTGGATGCTCGGATCACCACGCGGCCCTGCGGTTTTCGTGACCACCTGCAGACCACCGGCCCCCTGGCCACAGCCATTCCCTGCCTGCAGCCGGATCCATCTGGACTCGCGTGGCTGGCAGAGCACAGCCGTCGCTGGGTGGAGCTGAGACAGACCCCCTGTGCCAAGAGGCGCATCGCGATGGTGCTGGCCAACTATCCCGTTCGCGACGGTCGTGTAGCCAATGGCGTGGGCCTTGATACGCCAGACAGCACGGCGCGGATGCTCCGCTGGCTGGCTGACGCCGGCCATGACCTCGGTTCGGGAGCCTTGCCGGATTCAGGCGATGGCCTGATGCAACAGCTGTTGTCCGGTCGCACCAATGCACCGGACGGACAGCACCGCCCAGCGCTGGATCATCTGCCCCTCACCACCTATCAGAAGTGGTGGGCCGGCGTTCCGGAATCGGCTCGACGCTTGATCGAATCCCGTTGGGGACCTCCAGAAGCCGCCTGCGATCTGGATCCAAACAAGGGGTTTGCCATTCATGGCCTGCGCTTCGGTCATGTGGTGGTGCTGATCCAGCCGGATCGCGGCTATGACGCCGATCAGATCGCCGATCTCCACTCACCGGATCTGCCGCCACCGCACCGGTATCTGGCTCAGTACCTCTGGCTGCGCTGCGTGCATCAGACACAGGTGATGCTGCATGTGGGCAAGCACGGCAGTGCGGAATGGCTGCCGGGCAAGTCGGTGGGGCTGAGCGATGCCTGCGGCCCCGAGCTGGCCCTGGGACCGATCCCTCACCTCTACCCCTTCATCGTCAACGACCCGGGCGAAGGATCTCAGGCCAAGCGACGGGGTCATGCCGTGGTGCTGGACCACCTCACACCGCCCTTGGGGCGTGCTGGATTGCACGGACCACTGCAACGGTTGGAGGGCCTGCTTGATGAACTGGTGGAGGTGCGGCAGCTGGGCGGCCAGCGGGCCCGGGTGCTGGAACAGGCAGTGCATTCCAGCCTGCTGTCCCTCAACTGGCCCGGAATCCCCAGCCAAGCGGAGATTCGCCGCCAACCGGAGCTGCTGGAGACCTGCCTGGACCAGGCGGAGACCTATCTCTGCGAGCTCAAGGAATCGCAGATCCGCACCGGCTTGCATCGGTTTGGTGTGGCGCCATCGACAGAAGCCGCCGATGAGCTGCTGGTCGCCCTGGCCCGTCCCCCCCGGCAGGGGCAGCCCGGCTTGCTGCAGGCCATGGCCCTGCAGGCAGAACTGTGCTTTGACCCCTGGCAGCAGGACGAAGGCGACAAGCTCTCGGAGGCGGATCAGACCCGCCTGAGGCTGCTGGGTGGCACGAACTGCCGACGGGTGGGGGATGGTTGCGCCTGGCTGGAACAGCAGGCCCAGTTGTTGATCCGATGGATCATCCATGGGGAACAGGGGGACGGACTGGCGGAACCGTTCCGAACCTGGAGCCGAAAGGATCCCTGCCTGCAGAGCCTGCACGACGACCTCTGGCCCCGCTTGAACGCTTGTGCCTCAGCTGAAAAAGAGGCCTTCCTGCGGGGCATTCAGGGGCAGCGCATCGCTGCGGGACCATCAGGAGCACCGAGTCGTGGTCGCCCCGATGTGTTGCCCACCGGCCGCAATTTTTATTCCGTGGATCTGCGGGGATTGCCTACGGAAGCCGCCTGGGATCTGGGGCGACGCTCGGCGGAGCAGTTGCTGGATCTCCATCTGCTGGAGCAGGGGGAACCGCTGCGCCATCTGGCGTTATCGGTCTGGGGAACAGCAACGATGCGCAATGGCGGAGAAGACATTGCTCAGCTGTTGGCCCTGATCGGTGTTCGACCGGTTTGGGACGGCCCCACCCGAAGGTTGGTGGACCTGGAGGTGATTCCAGCCCGTTTGCTGGGTCGACCGCGGGTGGATGTGGTGCTGCGCATCTCCGGGCTGTTTCGCGACGCCTTCCCCCAGTTGGTGGGCTGGGTGCATCAGGCCCAGTCGATGGTGGCGGCCCTCGATGAACCGGATGAACTGAATCCCCTGGCTGAGCTCACCCGTCAAGGCGGGCCCCAGGGCCGCATTTATGGGTCCGCCCCCGGTGCCTACGGAGCCGGTCTGCAAGCCCTGATCGACAGTGGCGCCTGGGACTCGCGAGCAGACCTGGGCCAAGCCTTTCTCCGTTGGAGCCAATGGTCGTACGACGGTGCCGCTGCCCCCAGCCTTGATCGTTCCGGTCTCGAGCAGGCCCTGGGAAGGGTGCAGGTGGTGCTCCACAACCAGGACAACCGCGAACACGATCTGCTCGATTCCGACGACTACTACCAGTTCCAGGGGGGCCTTAGTGCAGCGGTGGAAGAGGTGTCAGGAGCACGGCCGCAACTGTGGTTCGGAGACCATTCCCGCCCCGAACGGCCTCGCCTGCACCGGCTCGAAAAGGAACTGGACAAGGTGATGCGGAGCCGGATGCTCAACCCCCGCTGGATCGAGGGAATGATGCAGCACGGCTACAAGGGTGCCTTCGAGATGGGGGCCAGCCTTGACTACCTCTTTGCCTACGACGCCTCCACCGATCGCGTTCCCGATTGGTGTTACGGGGCGCTGTGTGAGCAGTGGCTCAGCCAGCCGGAAATCCTCGACTTCCTGAAGGGGAGCAACCCCTGGGTGCTGAGGGACATGGCCGAACGGCTGCTGGAGGCCTCGAATCGAGGCCTTTGGACGTCAACAACGAAAGACCAGCTGCTTCACCTGCAACAGCTGGTGATCAGCAGCGAAGCCCAAATTGAACGGGGAAGCCCTATTTGTTGA
- a CDS encoding cryptochrome/photolyase family protein: MDLSLVFPHQLFEHHPALRAGRAVALIEDPLLFGSDPRWPIQVHRQRLLLHRASMNAYAEMLQAKGFTVLRVLQGQAASTAEILGDLLDQGYRAFHLADPVDDVLSQRISTFASRHGCGLEIVATPMLLTPEAFIEDHFASGKKPLMGRFYEMQRKRLDLLIDPDGGPVGGRWSFDADNRKKLPKGILVPEPPAGCSSATNAIVETARQQLIGEGVTGIGSWDGFHYPVTHGDAARWLDQFLEQRLRQFGAYEDAISTQHQVMWHSVLTPMLNIGLLTPQQVLDRTLERAEAGDIPLNSLEGFLRQIVGWREFMAAMYRRHGVEMRNGNFWGFDDRPIPSAFYTASTGLPPIDDAIRHALETGYCHHIERLMLLGNVMLLCGFHPTRIYTWFMELFVDAYDWVMVPNVYGMSQFADGGIFTTKPYLSGSNYVRKMSDYRKGEWCDTWDALFWTFIHRHQDFFRRQYRLAMMARNLDRMAPEVLLAHQRRAGDFLDALT; encoded by the coding sequence GTGGATCTCAGTCTCGTTTTTCCCCATCAGCTGTTTGAGCACCATCCCGCGCTTCGGGCGGGACGGGCCGTGGCCCTGATCGAAGATCCGCTGCTGTTCGGCTCTGATCCCCGCTGGCCCATCCAGGTGCATCGGCAGCGCCTGCTCCTGCATCGGGCCTCGATGAATGCCTATGCCGAGATGCTTCAGGCCAAGGGCTTCACCGTGTTGCGGGTGCTCCAGGGGCAGGCGGCCAGCACCGCTGAGATCCTTGGTGATCTGCTCGATCAGGGCTACCGGGCCTTTCATCTGGCGGATCCGGTGGACGATGTTCTGAGCCAACGGATCTCCACCTTCGCCTCCCGTCACGGCTGCGGTCTGGAGATCGTCGCCACCCCGATGCTGCTCACTCCAGAGGCCTTCATCGAGGACCATTTCGCCTCCGGCAAGAAGCCCCTGATGGGTCGCTTCTACGAGATGCAGCGCAAGCGACTGGATCTGCTGATCGATCCTGATGGTGGTCCTGTTGGTGGCCGCTGGAGTTTCGATGCCGACAACCGCAAGAAGCTCCCCAAGGGAATCCTGGTTCCAGAGCCCCCGGCCGGTTGCTCCAGCGCAACGAACGCCATCGTTGAAACCGCCCGGCAGCAGCTCATCGGGGAGGGGGTGACTGGCATCGGCAGCTGGGACGGGTTCCATTACCCCGTCACCCATGGCGATGCAGCCCGTTGGCTGGATCAATTCCTCGAACAACGCCTGCGCCAGTTCGGGGCTTACGAGGATGCGATCAGCACTCAGCACCAGGTGATGTGGCACAGCGTGCTTACGCCGATGCTCAACATCGGTCTGCTCACGCCGCAGCAGGTGCTGGATCGAACGCTGGAGCGGGCTGAAGCCGGTGACATCCCCCTCAATTCATTGGAGGGATTTCTGCGTCAGATCGTCGGCTGGCGGGAGTTCATGGCGGCGATGTACCGGCGCCATGGCGTGGAGATGCGCAACGGCAATTTCTGGGGCTTCGACGATCGGCCGATTCCCTCCGCCTTCTACACCGCATCAACGGGTCTGCCCCCGATTGATGACGCCATCCGCCATGCCCTGGAGACCGGCTATTGCCATCACATCGAACGCCTGATGCTCCTGGGCAATGTGATGCTCCTCTGCGGATTCCATCCAACCCGGATCTACACCTGGTTCATGGAGCTGTTTGTGGATGCCTACGACTGGGTGATGGTTCCCAACGTCTATGGCATGAGTCAGTTCGCTGATGGTGGCATCTTCACCACCAAGCCCTATCTCTCCGGCTCGAACTACGTGCGCAAGATGTCGGATTACCGCAAAGGGGAGTGGTGTGACACCTGGGATGCCCTGTTCTGGACGTTCATCCATCGCCATCAAGACTTCTTTCGGCGCCAATACCGGCTAGCAATGATGGCCCGCAACCTGGATCGCATGGCTCCCGAGGTTCTGTTGGCCCATCAACGTCGAGCCGGCGATTTTCTTGACGCGCTCACCTGA
- the hemJ gene encoding protoporphyrinogen oxidase HemJ → MTFSPEAYLWFKTLHIVGVVVWFAGLFYLVRLFIYHVETEELAPELQQPFRDQYALMEKRLANIITTPGMAVAVSMAIGLLLAQPSWLQQGWMHAKLGFVAALLAYHVFCYRLMGQLHAGTCAWSGKQLRALNELPTLLLVIVVMLVVFKTQFPTSAATWFIVALVVFMAASIQFYARWRRLRAEASAKA, encoded by the coding sequence ATGACGTTTTCGCCCGAGGCCTACCTCTGGTTCAAGACCCTGCACATCGTTGGGGTCGTGGTTTGGTTTGCGGGCCTCTTCTATCTGGTGCGCCTGTTCATCTATCACGTTGAAACGGAGGAACTGGCGCCGGAACTGCAGCAGCCGTTCCGCGATCAGTACGCCTTGATGGAGAAACGTCTCGCCAACATCATCACCACGCCGGGAATGGCTGTGGCGGTATCGATGGCCATCGGGTTGCTGCTGGCCCAGCCCTCTTGGCTTCAGCAGGGCTGGATGCACGCCAAGCTCGGTTTTGTGGCGGCCCTGCTGGCTTATCACGTGTTTTGTTACCGACTGATGGGCCAACTCCACGCCGGCACCTGTGCCTGGTCAGGCAAGCAGCTTCGCGCCCTGAATGAGCTGCCCACGCTGCTGCTGGTGATCGTGGTGATGCTGGTGGTGTTCAAAACGCAGTTCCCCACCAGCGCAGCGACCTGGTTCATCGTCGCCCTGGTGGTGTTCATGGCAGCGTCGATTCAGTTCTATGCCCGTTGGCGCCGCCTGCGGGCCGAAGCCTCCGCCAAAGCCTGA
- a CDS encoding PHP domain-containing protein, with amino-acid sequence MTHPLQAVLEQVGPSSCPTTHNFHCHTICSDGSLEPLELIQQATERGLKHLAVTDHHSSHAYREIHVWLDQQRASGVEVPTVWSGMEISALLKGCLVHVLALGFELNHPALQPYNRGDAVVGEPLRAEAVVKAIHEAGGLAVLAHPARYRLGHDVLIDEAARLGFDGGEAWYDYEMQPTWSASPLICEAIDRQLSNLGLLRTCGTDTHGIDLCGR; translated from the coding sequence ATGACCCACCCCCTCCAAGCCGTGCTCGAACAGGTGGGACCGTCGAGCTGTCCCACTACGCACAACTTCCACTGCCACACCATCTGCAGTGACGGCAGCCTCGAACCGCTCGAGCTCATCCAGCAGGCCACCGAGCGGGGGCTCAAGCACCTGGCGGTGACGGATCACCACAGCAGCCATGCCTACCGGGAGATTCACGTCTGGCTGGATCAGCAGCGTGCCAGCGGTGTTGAGGTCCCCACGGTGTGGAGCGGCATGGAAATCAGTGCACTGCTGAAGGGGTGCCTCGTTCATGTGCTCGCCCTTGGCTTCGAGCTCAACCACCCTGCGCTCCAGCCCTACAACCGTGGTGATGCCGTCGTCGGTGAACCGCTAAGGGCTGAGGCGGTGGTTAAAGCCATCCATGAAGCCGGTGGATTGGCAGTGTTGGCCCATCCCGCCCGTTACCGCCTGGGCCATGACGTGCTGATCGATGAGGCGGCCCGGCTTGGTTTCGATGGTGGTGAGGCCTGGTACGACTACGAGATGCAACCAACCTGGTCCGCCAGCCCGTTGATCTGCGAGGCCATCGATCGTCAGCTGAGCAACCTTGGCCTTTTGCGTACGTGTGGCACCGATACCCATGGAATTGACCTTTGCGGCCGCTAA